The proteins below come from a single Vanessa cardui chromosome 7, ilVanCard2.1, whole genome shotgun sequence genomic window:
- the LOC124531081 gene encoding sodium/hydrogen exchanger 9B2-like isoform X1, which produces MATECSEIDINKIKKNRLTVTFEMNYSKTKRFEKNEWKNSCLQKMASTLPSVSEVKQYTSVIICGILLWGTSWFVFKEKVLPGSDIFTMIALIVIGYVFGHTLERYTTINPVVGMTLVGALGRIFIPTNFLDNPSANALDFHLRRIYPVIILTKGPLSWNWKYIKNNSVKVFTLATLPWIIECLTTAFLTHVFFGFPWYWGIHLGAILSSVSPAVVVPTTIALSSKGFGVKNQIALLVANAGGLDTAFTEGMFGVINSAIFSQSPPIYRIVKALLAIFIGIGLGVAWGVLADYLPDHSDFYAPTIRSLHIFAGGVFIMYAGGYLSWGGISGVAIMVCAAAAATRWSRRDWPINNNPVSAVYKLLWRIFEPMLFTLSGYFLEVSEITLKDFGLIVACILSALIIRMLAAFLVAVVNGLSVKESIFIAITWTPKAIVEAVLVRVATDSLWTEGTTAQDRWIARHHSNMIVIAILITSTLGSILTTVLGPILLSNDAKVVPEDLFQPQTRSAPQHSDFVRENNTLDTLQYIDAQ; this is translated from the exons ATGGCTACTGAATGTTCTGAAATTG atataaacaaaattaaaaaaaatagattaactGTCACATTCGAAATGAACTACTCCAAAAC aaaacgATTCGAAAAAAATGAATGGAAAAATAGTTGTCTTCAAAAAATGGCCTCAACGTTACCTTCAGTTTCGGAAGTTAAACAATACACATCAGTCATTATATGTG GGATATTACTATGGGGAACATCTTGGTTTGTATTCAAGGAGAAAGTATTACCCGGATCGGACATTTTTACCATGATAGCTCTTATTGTAATTGGATATGTCTTCGGTCACACGTTAGAAAGATATACAACAATTAACCCTGTCGTTGGAATGACTCTAGTAGGTGCTCTGGGTCGGATTTTCATTCCCACAAATTTTTTGGATAATCCTTCAGCAAATGCACTTGATTTTCATTTaag gcGTATTTATccagttataattttaacaaaggGTCCACTTTCATGGAActggaaatatataaaaaataattcggtAAAAGTTTTTACATTGGCAACACTACCCTGGATTATCGAGTGTTTGACGACGGCGTTTCTCACGCACGTATTTTTTGGGTTTCCTTGGTACTGGG gTATACACCTTGGAGCCATATTATCGTCTGTATCACCAGCAGTAGTAGTGCCTACAACCATAGCGCTCAGTTCAAAGGGATTTGGTGTGAAGAACCAAATAGCACTATTGGTTGCGAACGCCGGCGGTTTAGATACAGCCTTTACCGAGGGCATGTTTGGAGTTATCAACAGCGCTATATTCTCTCAATCGCCGCCCATATACCGCATAGTTAAG GCGCTGCTCGCAATTTTCATCGGCATTGGCTTGGGTGTCGCGTGGGGAGTGTTGGCAGATTATCTGCCGGACCACAGTGATTTTTATGCGCCAACAATTCGAAGTCTTCACATCTTTGCTGGCGGTGTTTTCATCATGTACGCGGGAGGATACCTCAGTTGGGGCGGTATAT CTGGCGTTGCAATCATGGTCTGCGCGGCGGCAGCAGCTACACGATGGTCGCGACGCGATTGGCCAATAAACAACAATCCCGTCTCTGcagtatacaaattattatggaGAATTTTTGAACCGATGCTGTTCACACTTAGCGGCTACTTCTTAGAG GTATCAGAAATAACACTGAAGGATTTCGGGTTGATAGTGGCTTGCATACTTTCAGCTCTTATCATAAGAATGCTAGCCGCCTTCTTAGTCGCAGTCGTTAATGGATTATCAGTAAAAGAAAGTATTTTTATCGCTATAACTTGGACACCTAAAGCCATCGTCGAG GCTGTGTTAGTCCGAGTGGCCACAGATTCCTTATGGACAGAGGGCACTACAGCTCAAGATAGGTGGATCGCCAGGCACCATTCGAATATGATCGTTATTGCCATCCTAATAACGTCTACATTAGGGTCTATATTAACGACCGTTTTGGGACCCATTTTACTTTCGAATGATGCGAAAGTTGTTCCAGAAG ATCTCTTTCAGCCGCAAACACGCTCTGCGCCGCAACACTCCGATTTTGTTAGAGAAAATAATACCCTAGATACCTTACAATACATAGACGcgcaataa
- the LOC124531081 gene encoding sodium/hydrogen exchanger 9B2-like isoform X2, whose translation MASTLPSVSEVKQYTSVIICGILLWGTSWFVFKEKVLPGSDIFTMIALIVIGYVFGHTLERYTTINPVVGMTLVGALGRIFIPTNFLDNPSANALDFHLRRIYPVIILTKGPLSWNWKYIKNNSVKVFTLATLPWIIECLTTAFLTHVFFGFPWYWGIHLGAILSSVSPAVVVPTTIALSSKGFGVKNQIALLVANAGGLDTAFTEGMFGVINSAIFSQSPPIYRIVKALLAIFIGIGLGVAWGVLADYLPDHSDFYAPTIRSLHIFAGGVFIMYAGGYLSWGGISGVAIMVCAAAAATRWSRRDWPINNNPVSAVYKLLWRIFEPMLFTLSGYFLEVSEITLKDFGLIVACILSALIIRMLAAFLVAVVNGLSVKESIFIAITWTPKAIVEAVLVRVATDSLWTEGTTAQDRWIARHHSNMIVIAILITSTLGSILTTVLGPILLSNDAKVVPEDLFQPQTRSAPQHSDFVRENNTLDTLQYIDAQ comes from the exons ATGGCCTCAACGTTACCTTCAGTTTCGGAAGTTAAACAATACACATCAGTCATTATATGTG GGATATTACTATGGGGAACATCTTGGTTTGTATTCAAGGAGAAAGTATTACCCGGATCGGACATTTTTACCATGATAGCTCTTATTGTAATTGGATATGTCTTCGGTCACACGTTAGAAAGATATACAACAATTAACCCTGTCGTTGGAATGACTCTAGTAGGTGCTCTGGGTCGGATTTTCATTCCCACAAATTTTTTGGATAATCCTTCAGCAAATGCACTTGATTTTCATTTaag gcGTATTTATccagttataattttaacaaaggGTCCACTTTCATGGAActggaaatatataaaaaataattcggtAAAAGTTTTTACATTGGCAACACTACCCTGGATTATCGAGTGTTTGACGACGGCGTTTCTCACGCACGTATTTTTTGGGTTTCCTTGGTACTGGG gTATACACCTTGGAGCCATATTATCGTCTGTATCACCAGCAGTAGTAGTGCCTACAACCATAGCGCTCAGTTCAAAGGGATTTGGTGTGAAGAACCAAATAGCACTATTGGTTGCGAACGCCGGCGGTTTAGATACAGCCTTTACCGAGGGCATGTTTGGAGTTATCAACAGCGCTATATTCTCTCAATCGCCGCCCATATACCGCATAGTTAAG GCGCTGCTCGCAATTTTCATCGGCATTGGCTTGGGTGTCGCGTGGGGAGTGTTGGCAGATTATCTGCCGGACCACAGTGATTTTTATGCGCCAACAATTCGAAGTCTTCACATCTTTGCTGGCGGTGTTTTCATCATGTACGCGGGAGGATACCTCAGTTGGGGCGGTATAT CTGGCGTTGCAATCATGGTCTGCGCGGCGGCAGCAGCTACACGATGGTCGCGACGCGATTGGCCAATAAACAACAATCCCGTCTCTGcagtatacaaattattatggaGAATTTTTGAACCGATGCTGTTCACACTTAGCGGCTACTTCTTAGAG GTATCAGAAATAACACTGAAGGATTTCGGGTTGATAGTGGCTTGCATACTTTCAGCTCTTATCATAAGAATGCTAGCCGCCTTCTTAGTCGCAGTCGTTAATGGATTATCAGTAAAAGAAAGTATTTTTATCGCTATAACTTGGACACCTAAAGCCATCGTCGAG GCTGTGTTAGTCCGAGTGGCCACAGATTCCTTATGGACAGAGGGCACTACAGCTCAAGATAGGTGGATCGCCAGGCACCATTCGAATATGATCGTTATTGCCATCCTAATAACGTCTACATTAGGGTCTATATTAACGACCGTTTTGGGACCCATTTTACTTTCGAATGATGCGAAAGTTGTTCCAGAAG ATCTCTTTCAGCCGCAAACACGCTCTGCGCCGCAACACTCCGATTTTGTTAGAGAAAATAATACCCTAGATACCTTACAATACATAGACGcgcaataa